The proteins below are encoded in one region of Knoellia sp. S7-12:
- a CDS encoding 2-oxoacid:ferredoxin oxidoreductase subunit beta — MTGIPLLAVDSPKQTKREFTSDQEVRWCPGCGDYAILAAVQSFLPELGLKRENITFVSGIGCSSRFPYYLDTYGMHSIHGRAPSIATGLATSRPDQNVWVVTGDGDALSIGGNHLIHALRRNVNMTILLFNNEIYGLTKGQYSPTSRVGQVTKSSPLGSVDQPFNPVSLALGAEATFVARTTDTDRKHLTGILRAAAEHRGTSLVEIYQNCPIFNDGAFDLIKDRTQQEARLVHLLDGEPVGVGPEDDRKTLVRMPGGRLEFVSAADAVGADVVVHDAGAEDPSQAFALSRLDSPEMTHVPMGIFRSVSRPTYDDGVRAQVEAAIDTAGGPATDDDLGSLLRGRDTWTVA; from the coding sequence CTGACCGGCATACCCCTGCTTGCTGTTGATTCACCGAAGCAGACCAAGCGCGAGTTCACGTCCGACCAGGAGGTGCGCTGGTGCCCGGGTTGCGGTGACTACGCGATCCTGGCGGCGGTCCAGTCGTTCCTGCCCGAGCTCGGGCTCAAGCGCGAGAACATCACGTTCGTCTCCGGCATCGGGTGCAGCTCGCGCTTCCCCTACTACCTCGACACCTATGGCATGCACTCGATCCACGGTCGCGCGCCGTCGATCGCCACCGGGCTCGCGACGTCGCGGCCGGACCAGAACGTGTGGGTCGTGACGGGCGACGGCGACGCGCTGTCGATCGGTGGCAACCACCTCATCCACGCGTTGCGCCGCAACGTCAACATGACGATCCTGTTGTTCAACAACGAGATCTATGGGCTGACCAAGGGCCAGTACTCCCCCACGTCGCGCGTCGGCCAGGTGACGAAGTCCTCCCCGCTCGGGTCGGTCGACCAGCCCTTCAACCCGGTGTCGTTGGCGCTCGGTGCGGAGGCGACCTTCGTGGCGCGCACGACCGACACCGACCGCAAGCACCTCACCGGGATCCTGCGGGCGGCTGCGGAGCACCGTGGCACCTCGCTCGTCGAGATCTATCAGAACTGCCCGATCTTCAACGACGGCGCGTTCGACCTCATCAAGGACCGCACCCAGCAGGAGGCGCGTCTCGTGCACCTCCTCGACGGCGAGCCGGTGGGCGTGGGTCCCGAGGACGACCGAAAAACGTTGGTGCGTATGCCGGGTGGTCGCCTTGAGTTCGTGTCTGCCGCTGACGCTGTCGGCGCCGACGTGGTCGTGCACGACGCGGGCGCTGAGGACCCGAGCCAGGCATTCGCACTGTCGCGGCTCGACTCCCCCGAGATGACGCACGTGCCGATGGGCATCTTCCGGTCGGTGTCGCGTCCGACCTATGACGACGGTGTGCGCGCACAGGTGGAGGCCGCGATCGACACGGCGGGTGGCCCGGCGACCGACGACGACTTGGGCTCCCTGCTCCGCGGTCGCGACACGTGGACCGTCGCGTGA
- the rarD gene encoding EamA family transporter RarD: MSPPLAGDAGELKRGTIFAFLAYGIWGLFPLYFHALEPSGAFEILAHRILWTMLFCVVVLVVRRDFAWVSTVVRRPKLLGGLSLAALLIAVNWVVYVLAVITGRTYAAALGYFLNPIVTVGLGVFVLRERLRPMQWAAVSVGAIAAVYLTVAGGEFPWIAVSLAFSFAFYGLVKKKVGASLDAMHSLTVETLVLAPVAVGVLVWLASKGSTTFGEEGAAHTSLLVAAGVVTAIPLLFFAAAARRIPLVTIGLIQFLTPMLQLLIGVVLLGEHVTGALWVGFGIVWIALLLLTIDSLRQGQTNRRARLAEPEPCP, translated from the coding sequence ATGAGTCCGCCCCTCGCGGGTGATGCCGGGGAACTGAAGCGCGGGACGATCTTCGCATTTCTCGCCTACGGCATCTGGGGACTCTTCCCCCTGTACTTCCACGCGCTCGAACCCTCGGGTGCTTTCGAGATCCTCGCGCACCGGATCCTGTGGACGATGCTGTTCTGCGTCGTCGTGCTCGTAGTCCGAAGGGACTTCGCGTGGGTGTCGACGGTGGTGCGGCGACCGAAGCTGCTCGGCGGGCTGTCGCTCGCCGCCCTGCTCATCGCCGTCAACTGGGTCGTCTATGTCCTTGCCGTCATCACCGGTCGGACGTATGCCGCTGCCCTCGGTTACTTCCTCAACCCCATCGTCACCGTGGGGCTGGGCGTCTTCGTGCTGCGCGAGCGGCTGCGGCCGATGCAGTGGGCGGCGGTGAGTGTCGGGGCGATCGCCGCGGTCTACCTCACTGTGGCGGGTGGCGAGTTCCCGTGGATCGCCGTGTCGCTCGCGTTCTCGTTCGCCTTCTACGGGTTGGTCAAGAAGAAGGTCGGCGCGTCGCTGGATGCGATGCACTCGCTGACGGTCGAGACGCTGGTGCTGGCCCCGGTGGCTGTTGGCGTGCTCGTGTGGCTTGCCTCAAAGGGGTCCACGACCTTCGGGGAGGAGGGTGCGGCCCACACGTCCCTGTTGGTCGCTGCTGGAGTGGTCACGGCGATCCCGTTGCTCTTCTTCGCAGCCGCTGCTCGGCGGATCCCGCTGGTGACGATCGGGCTGATCCAGTTCCTCACCCCGATGCTGCAGCTGCTCATCGGTGTCGTGCTGCTTGGTGAGCACGTGACCGGCGCGCTGTGGGTCGGCTTCGGGATCGTGTGGATCGCCCTGCTGCTGTTGACGATCGACTCGCTGCGCCAAGGCCAGACCAACCGCCGAGCCCGCCTCGCCGAACCTGAACCCTGCCCCTGA
- a CDS encoding 2-oxoacid:acceptor oxidoreductase subunit alpha, with protein MSSKTVQKLDRVVIRFAGDSGDGMQLTGDRFTSETAAMGNDLSTLPNFPAEIRAPQGTLPGVSSFQLHFADHEVLTPGDAPDVLVAMNPAALMANLGDVPRGATIIINTDEFSKRALAKVGYAENPMDDGSLESFHVHAVPLTSITVDALAKFEGLTRKEKERAKNMFALGLLSWMYTRPTTGTEAFLKKKFGAHPEILEANLTALKAGWNYGETTEDFASSYVIAPAVMPPGTYRNITGNTALAHGLVAAAHQAKLPLVLGSYPITPASDILHALSSLKRHNVTTMQAEDEIAGIGIALGASFGGAIGVTTTSGPGVALKSEMIGLAVSLELPLIIVDVQRGGPSTGLPTKTEQSDLLQAMFGRNGESPVPIIAPSTPADCFDAAFEAVRIATAYRTPVFLLSDGYLANGSEPWSVPEVADLPDLQVEFASAPNGIDDKGEPVFHPFLRDPETLARPWAVPGTPGLEHRIGGIEKADITGNISYDPDNHDKMTRLRAAKIAGIAGIPDVVVEDPSDDARLLVLGWGSTQGPIAAAVRAVRNAGHSVASAHLRNLNPFPANLGEVLRSYDRVVVPEMNLGQLSMLLRAEFLVDVRPHTSVRGLPFSTVDLADVILTHLEEVK; from the coding sequence ATGTCCAGCAAGACCGTTCAAAAGCTCGATCGTGTGGTCATCCGTTTCGCTGGCGACTCCGGCGACGGTATGCAGCTCACCGGAGACCGATTCACCTCCGAGACGGCCGCGATGGGCAACGACCTCTCGACGCTGCCCAACTTCCCTGCCGAGATCCGCGCACCCCAGGGGACGCTGCCCGGGGTGTCGAGCTTCCAGCTCCACTTCGCGGACCACGAGGTCCTCACCCCCGGCGATGCCCCTGACGTCCTCGTCGCCATGAACCCGGCTGCGCTGATGGCCAACCTCGGCGACGTGCCGCGTGGCGCGACGATCATCATCAACACCGACGAGTTCTCCAAGCGCGCGCTGGCCAAGGTCGGCTACGCCGAGAACCCGATGGACGACGGCTCGCTCGAGTCATTCCACGTCCACGCCGTGCCGCTCACGAGCATCACCGTGGACGCGCTCGCGAAGTTCGAGGGTCTGACGCGCAAGGAGAAGGAGCGCGCCAAGAACATGTTCGCGCTCGGCCTCCTCTCGTGGATGTACACCCGCCCCACGACCGGCACCGAAGCGTTCCTCAAGAAGAAGTTCGGTGCGCACCCCGAGATCCTCGAGGCCAACCTCACCGCGCTCAAGGCTGGCTGGAACTACGGCGAGACGACCGAGGACTTCGCGTCGAGCTATGTCATCGCACCGGCCGTGATGCCCCCGGGCACCTACCGCAACATCACCGGCAACACCGCACTCGCGCACGGCCTCGTCGCCGCGGCACACCAGGCGAAGCTGCCGCTCGTGCTGGGCTCCTACCCGATCACTCCGGCCTCCGACATCCTGCACGCCCTGTCGTCGCTCAAACGCCACAACGTCACGACCATGCAGGCAGAGGACGAGATCGCCGGCATCGGCATCGCGCTCGGTGCGAGCTTCGGTGGGGCGATCGGCGTGACGACGACCTCTGGTCCGGGCGTCGCGCTGAAGTCGGAGATGATCGGCCTCGCCGTCTCGCTCGAGCTGCCGCTGATCATCGTCGACGTCCAGCGAGGCGGACCCTCGACCGGCCTGCCGACCAAGACCGAGCAGTCCGACCTGCTCCAGGCGATGTTCGGCCGCAACGGTGAGTCGCCGGTCCCGATCATCGCGCCGTCAACCCCGGCCGACTGCTTCGACGCAGCCTTCGAAGCAGTCCGGATCGCCACGGCATACCGAACGCCTGTCTTCCTGCTCAGTGACGGCTACCTCGCCAACGGCTCCGAGCCGTGGTCCGTCCCGGAGGTTGCTGACCTGCCCGACCTCCAGGTCGAGTTCGCGTCCGCGCCCAACGGCATCGACGACAAGGGCGAGCCGGTCTTCCACCCGTTCCTGCGCGACCCCGAGACCCTCGCCCGCCCGTGGGCCGTCCCCGGCACGCCCGGTCTCGAGCACCGCATCGGCGGCATCGAGAAGGCCGACATCACCGGCAACATCTCCTATGACCCCGACAACCACGACAAGATGACCCGCCTGCGCGCCGCCAAGATCGCCGGCATCGCGGGCATCCCCGATGTCGTCGTCGAGGATCCTTCGGATGATGCCCGACTGCTCGTTCTCGGTTGGGGCTCGACCCAGGGCCCGATCGCCGCTGCTGTCAGGGCTGTTCGCAACGCCGGACACTCGGTCGCGTCGGCACACCTGCGCAACCTCAACCCGTTCCCCGCCAACCTTGGCGAGGTGCTCCGGTCCTACGACCGCGTCGTCGTCCCCGAGATGAACCTCGGCCAGCTGTCGATGCTGTTGCGGGCCGAGTTCCTCGTCGACGTCCGCCCCCACACGTCAGTGCGCGGCCTGCCGTTCTCCACGGTGGACCTCGCCGACGTCATCCTCACCCACCTGGAGGAGGTCAAGTGA
- a CDS encoding alpha/beta hydrolase produces the protein MNQNERPDTVVLVHGLWMTPRSWEDWAAYYRAKGLTVLTPSYPGFEIEVEALRENPQIIADLTVPETLDHLAAVIESVEVPPIIMGHSFGGTLTQLLLARGLGSAGVVIDSAPTEGVRVNPLSQAKSLFPALKNPANRHKAVGFTPEEFHYAFTNTLTEEESRAVWDRYAIAAPGHWVWEYGLFANFKPGRQETWVDYSADRAPLLFIGGEKDHIMPPSVNKSNAKHYAKSPALTEYYEFAGRDHWTCGAPGWEAVADHALDWALQKAGTVGETASASGS, from the coding sequence ATGAACCAGAACGAACGCCCCGACACCGTTGTCCTCGTCCACGGACTCTGGATGACCCCCCGCAGCTGGGAGGATTGGGCCGCGTACTACCGCGCGAAGGGCCTCACCGTCCTCACACCCTCCTACCCGGGCTTCGAGATCGAGGTCGAAGCTCTTCGGGAGAATCCCCAGATCATCGCCGACCTGACCGTTCCGGAGACCCTCGACCACCTCGCAGCTGTGATCGAGAGCGTAGAGGTCCCCCCGATCATCATGGGCCACTCCTTCGGCGGCACGCTGACGCAGCTGCTCCTCGCCCGCGGCCTCGGCTCGGCTGGTGTTGTCATCGATTCCGCCCCCACCGAGGGCGTGCGCGTCAACCCGCTCTCGCAGGCCAAGTCGTTGTTTCCGGCGCTGAAGAACCCGGCCAACCGTCACAAGGCGGTTGGGTTCACCCCGGAGGAGTTTCACTACGCCTTCACCAACACCCTCACCGAGGAAGAGTCCAGGGCCGTGTGGGACCGCTACGCCATTGCGGCACCAGGGCATTGGGTTTGGGAGTACGGACTGTTCGCCAACTTCAAACCCGGTCGTCAGGAGACCTGGGTCGACTACTCCGCCGATCGGGCGCCGCTGCTGTTCATCGGTGGCGAGAAGGACCACATCATGCCTCCCTCGGTCAACAAGTCCAACGCCAAGCACTACGCCAAGTCACCGGCGCTCACCGAGTACTACGAGTTCGCGGGGCGCGACCACTGGACCTGCGGTGCCCCGGGCTGGGAGGCCGTCGCCGACCACGCCCTCGACTGGGCCCTCCAGAAGGCGGGCACCGTCGGCGAGACGGCGTCGGCCTCTGGCTCTTGA